One Microbacterium keratanolyticum DNA window includes the following coding sequences:
- a CDS encoding enoyl-CoA hydratase/isomerase family protein, with protein MASPLLIEESDDRVVATLNRPERRNAIDQETIDALHALCADLETTPRTLILTGADGVFASGADIAQLRERRAEDARRGINALAFIRVHDLPMPVIAALDGYALGGGAELAYAADIRIGTPALRIGNPEPGLGIIAAAGATWRLPEIVGDARASELLLTGRALTADEALAWGLISAIHPADGLLGAAHAIADRIAANDPLAVQYTKRALHTPRAQHPQIEFELQAELFESPEKMRRMSEFLERKAKR; from the coding sequence ATGGCATCCCCTCTGCTCATCGAAGAATCCGACGATCGCGTCGTCGCGACGCTCAATCGTCCGGAGCGCCGCAACGCGATCGATCAGGAGACGATCGACGCACTGCACGCTCTGTGCGCCGATCTGGAGACGACACCGCGCACGCTCATCCTCACGGGAGCCGACGGTGTCTTCGCCTCGGGGGCAGACATCGCCCAGCTGCGCGAGCGTCGCGCCGAGGATGCCCGCCGCGGGATCAACGCCCTGGCCTTCATCCGGGTGCACGATCTTCCGATGCCCGTGATCGCAGCGCTTGACGGCTACGCGCTCGGGGGCGGGGCCGAACTCGCCTACGCCGCCGACATCCGCATCGGCACCCCTGCTCTGCGCATCGGCAACCCCGAACCCGGACTCGGCATCATCGCGGCGGCCGGGGCGACCTGGCGGCTGCCGGAGATCGTCGGGGACGCCCGTGCGAGCGAACTCCTTCTCACCGGACGCGCGCTCACGGCAGATGAGGCGCTTGCCTGGGGCCTGATCTCGGCGATCCATCCGGCTGACGGCCTGCTCGGTGCCGCGCACGCGATCGCCGATCGGATCGCCGCGAACGACCCGCTCGCGGTGCAGTACACGAAGCGCGCGCTGCACACGCCCCGCGCGCAGCATCCGCAGATCGAATTCGAACTGCAGGCCGAACTTTTCGAGAGCCCCGAGAAGATGCGCCGCATGTCGGAGTTCCTGGAGAGAAAGGCGAAGCGATGA
- a CDS encoding alpha-ketoacid dehydrogenase subunit beta — MTLMHDEPRVEVDAPVVQTMTMAAALNRALADAITEDPNVVIFGEDVGALGGVFRITDGLTERFGEERCFDTPLAESGIMGTAVGMAMNGMRPVVEMQFDAFALPAFEQVVSHVAKLGNRTKGALRMPLVIRIPFGGGIGGVEHHCDSSEAYYAHTPGLTVVSPSTPQDAYSLLRAAIASPDPVVFLEPKKLYWSKGEVDTSLTAELGTARIAREGTDVTVLTYGASVGTALEAAEIAAEEGRSVQVIDVRSLSPFDDATVTEAVRGTGRAIVVAEAPGYVSVASEIQARVFERCFEFLEAPVRRVTGFDTPYAPPKLEHWYLPDADRILDAIDSLHWDDEEADAS, encoded by the coding sequence ATGACTCTCATGCATGACGAACCACGCGTCGAGGTCGACGCCCCCGTCGTCCAGACCATGACCATGGCCGCAGCACTCAACCGCGCACTCGCCGATGCGATCACCGAAGACCCGAACGTCGTGATCTTCGGTGAGGATGTCGGCGCGCTCGGCGGCGTGTTCCGCATCACAGACGGCCTCACCGAGCGCTTCGGCGAGGAGCGCTGCTTCGACACCCCGCTGGCTGAGTCCGGCATCATGGGCACGGCGGTCGGCATGGCTATGAACGGCATGCGCCCGGTCGTCGAGATGCAGTTCGACGCCTTCGCGCTCCCCGCCTTCGAGCAGGTCGTCAGCCACGTCGCGAAGCTCGGCAACCGTACGAAGGGCGCGCTGCGGATGCCCCTGGTCATCCGCATTCCGTTCGGCGGCGGCATCGGCGGTGTCGAGCACCACTGCGACTCGTCGGAGGCATACTACGCCCACACCCCGGGCCTCACCGTCGTCTCCCCATCGACCCCGCAGGACGCCTACTCGCTCCTGCGCGCGGCGATCGCGTCCCCCGACCCCGTCGTCTTCCTGGAGCCGAAGAAGCTCTACTGGTCCAAGGGCGAGGTCGACACCTCGCTGACCGCCGAGCTCGGCACGGCCAGGATCGCCCGGGAGGGCACGGATGTGACGGTGCTCACCTACGGAGCATCCGTCGGCACAGCCCTTGAGGCTGCCGAGATCGCTGCAGAGGAGGGGCGCAGCGTGCAGGTCATCGACGTGCGTTCGCTCTCGCCGTTCGACGACGCCACCGTGACCGAAGCGGTTCGCGGCACAGGGCGTGCGATCGTCGTCGCCGAGGCCCCCGGCTACGTCAGCGTGGCGAGCGAGATCCAGGCACGCGTGTTCGAGCGCTGCTTCGAGTTCCTGGAGGCGCCCGTGCGTCGCGTCACCGGCTTCGACACGCCCTACGCACCCCCGAAGCTCGAGCACTGGTACCTCCCCGACGCCGACCGCATCCTCGATGCGATCGATTCTCTGCACTGGGACGATGAAGAAGCGGATGCCTCATGA
- a CDS encoding dihydrolipoamide acetyltransferase family protein, whose translation MTTIATRVFRLPDLGEGLTEAGLVQWLVAVGDTITTDQAIAEVETAKSVVELPSPFAGVVIALHGEPGETIDVGAPVLEVGDPDAPRATDPAGAPAAAGAAPVDKTEQEAYRAEERAGSGNVLIGYGTTERAGRGRRRARVSASPRRAAVASAAAAEVAASTAVPAPAQPDAPAPVSAPARRTVAVRSPLVRRLARDLGLDVHAITATGADGAITRADVLRAAVDHAVDGVTAHTVGAASAPSRTGDQVDGLAVQAREKFSPLRKAVSATLTRSRSEIPEATVWVDVDATRLWELRSEMAAPGEKAPSITALIARFTLLALVEYPLLASRLNEAGDEITTFDGVNLGIAADTPRGLMVPVIPQAHTLPVAQLDAQLRELAETARAGQMPPERLRGSTFTLNNYGGFGVDGSAAIINHPNVAILGIGRILERPWVVDGQIVPRRIAQLSLVFDHRVCDGGYAAGFLRRVVDLIEQPLRAFGQV comes from the coding sequence ATGACCACGATCGCCACACGTGTCTTCCGCCTTCCCGACCTCGGTGAAGGCCTGACCGAAGCCGGCCTCGTGCAGTGGCTCGTCGCTGTCGGCGACACGATCACGACCGACCAGGCAATTGCCGAGGTCGAGACCGCCAAGAGCGTCGTCGAGCTGCCCTCGCCATTCGCCGGAGTCGTGATCGCCCTGCACGGAGAGCCGGGAGAGACGATCGATGTCGGCGCTCCTGTGCTGGAGGTCGGCGATCCGGATGCCCCGCGCGCGACCGATCCCGCGGGTGCTCCTGCTGCCGCCGGCGCGGCCCCTGTCGACAAGACCGAGCAGGAGGCGTACCGCGCCGAGGAACGAGCCGGGTCCGGAAACGTGCTGATCGGTTACGGGACGACCGAGCGCGCAGGTCGCGGGCGTCGTCGCGCCCGCGTGTCTGCGTCCCCGCGGCGGGCCGCGGTGGCCTCTGCGGCAGCAGCCGAGGTGGCGGCCTCTACTGCAGTGCCTGCCCCCGCACAGCCGGACGCACCCGCGCCGGTATCCGCTCCCGCCCGCCGCACCGTCGCCGTGCGTTCGCCGCTCGTGCGACGTCTCGCTCGGGATCTCGGACTCGACGTGCACGCGATCACCGCGACCGGTGCCGACGGGGCGATCACCCGCGCCGATGTGCTCCGCGCCGCGGTGGATCACGCAGTCGACGGTGTCACCGCGCACACCGTCGGCGCCGCGTCGGCTCCCTCCCGCACGGGCGATCAGGTCGATGGGCTCGCCGTCCAGGCCCGCGAGAAGTTCTCTCCGCTGCGCAAGGCCGTGAGCGCGACGCTGACTCGCAGCCGCTCCGAGATCCCCGAAGCGACCGTCTGGGTCGATGTGGATGCCACGCGCCTGTGGGAGCTGCGCTCGGAGATGGCCGCGCCCGGCGAGAAGGCGCCGTCGATCACGGCGCTGATCGCGCGCTTCACGCTGCTCGCGCTCGTAGAGTATCCCCTGCTCGCCTCCCGACTGAACGAGGCGGGAGACGAGATCACGACCTTCGACGGCGTGAACCTCGGGATCGCCGCAGACACGCCCCGCGGACTCATGGTTCCGGTGATCCCGCAGGCACACACGCTCCCCGTCGCGCAGCTCGACGCGCAGCTGCGCGAGCTCGCCGAGACCGCGCGCGCGGGCCAGATGCCCCCGGAGCGGCTGCGCGGTTCGACCTTCACGCTCAACAACTACGGCGGCTTCGGCGTCGATGGCTCCGCGGCGATCATCAACCACCCGAACGTGGCGATCCTCGGCATCGGGCGCATCCTGGAGCGGCCGTGGGTCGTCGACGGACAGATCGTGCCCCGTCGGATCGCCCAGCTGTCGCTGGTCTTCGACCACCGGGTCTGCGACGGCGGCTACGCTGCGGGCTTCCTACGCCGTGTCGTCGACCTGATCGAGCAGCCCCTTCGCGCATTCGGGCAGGTGTGA
- a CDS encoding RecQ family ATP-dependent DNA helicase yields the protein MTSSAASVDTRAAALAALRDLVGRPDIEFHDGQYEAIEALVEGRRRALVVQRTGWGKSAVYFVSTLLLRRQGAGPTVLVSPLLALMRDQIAAAERAGVRAVAINSTNAHEWGDVLAQLDRDEVDVLLVSPERLNNPAFREQQLPALIQRLGLLVVDEAHCISDWGHDFRPDYRRLRDLITQMPPTVPVLATTATANSRVVADVAEQLGAGASDAGDGVLTIRGPLARASLRLGVLRLPNSTQRLAWLLSHLNDLQGSGIIYTLTVAAAVDTARLLREHGHNVRAYTGQTDADERAESERMLKNNEIKALIATSALGMGFDKPDLGFVLHLGAPSSPVAYYQQVGRAGRASESADVLLLPGTEDRDIWHYFATASMPDRDRAERVLNALGDQPISTPALEAMVDIRRTPLELLLKVLDVDGAVRRVQGGWVSTRESWVYDAERYERIAAERVAEQQHMIEYEQTDGCRMEFLQRTLDDDTATPCGRCDNCAGVWFPASIGESDAAAASSSLDRVGVPIEPRKAWPTGADRLDVPLKGRIPPGEQASEGRALARLTDLGWGGALRDLFAAGAADAPITPQMLHACVRVLAEWKWAERPVAVVAMPSQSRPLLVDSLARGLSEIGRLPYLGALEDRAPHSAGGPGGNSVFRLASVWDRFSADHLEIPAGPVLLVDDQADSRWTLTAAARVLRQAGASDVLPFVLALRG from the coding sequence ATGACCTCCTCCGCAGCATCCGTCGATACCCGTGCTGCGGCGCTCGCCGCGCTGCGAGACCTGGTCGGCCGCCCCGACATCGAGTTCCACGACGGACAGTACGAGGCGATCGAGGCTCTGGTCGAAGGTCGGCGGCGCGCGCTCGTCGTACAGCGCACCGGATGGGGCAAGTCCGCGGTGTACTTCGTGTCGACGCTCCTGCTGCGGCGGCAGGGCGCGGGGCCCACGGTGCTTGTCTCGCCTCTGCTCGCTCTCATGCGCGACCAGATCGCCGCTGCGGAGCGCGCCGGAGTGCGCGCGGTGGCGATCAACTCGACCAATGCGCACGAGTGGGGCGATGTCCTGGCGCAGCTGGATCGCGACGAGGTCGACGTGCTGCTCGTCTCACCGGAGCGTCTGAACAACCCGGCCTTCCGCGAGCAGCAGCTGCCCGCGCTCATCCAGCGCCTCGGTCTGCTCGTCGTCGACGAGGCGCACTGCATCAGCGACTGGGGTCACGACTTCCGACCCGACTACCGGCGCCTGCGCGACCTCATCACCCAGATGCCGCCCACCGTGCCGGTGCTCGCCACCACCGCGACGGCGAACAGTCGGGTGGTCGCGGATGTCGCCGAACAGTTGGGCGCAGGAGCATCGGATGCCGGCGATGGCGTGCTCACGATTCGCGGACCGCTCGCGCGAGCATCCCTCCGCCTCGGAGTCCTGCGCCTGCCGAACTCTACCCAGCGGCTCGCGTGGCTGCTCAGTCACCTGAACGACCTGCAGGGGTCGGGCATCATCTACACGCTGACGGTCGCAGCCGCCGTCGACACTGCACGGTTGCTGCGGGAGCACGGCCACAATGTGCGCGCCTACACGGGGCAGACCGACGCCGATGAGCGCGCCGAATCCGAGCGGATGCTGAAGAACAACGAGATCAAGGCGCTCATCGCGACGAGCGCACTGGGGATGGGATTCGACAAGCCCGATCTCGGATTCGTGCTGCATCTCGGTGCGCCATCCTCGCCCGTCGCCTACTACCAGCAGGTCGGTCGCGCCGGCCGTGCAAGCGAGAGTGCCGACGTGCTGCTCCTTCCCGGCACCGAAGATCGCGACATCTGGCACTACTTCGCCACGGCATCCATGCCCGATCGTGATCGCGCCGAGCGGGTGCTGAACGCGCTCGGCGACCAGCCGATCTCCACGCCCGCGCTGGAGGCGATGGTCGACATCCGCCGCACGCCGCTCGAGCTGCTGCTGAAGGTGCTCGATGTCGACGGCGCCGTGCGCCGGGTGCAGGGGGGATGGGTCTCGACCCGTGAGTCCTGGGTCTACGACGCCGAACGCTACGAGCGGATCGCGGCCGAGCGCGTCGCAGAGCAGCAGCACATGATCGAGTACGAGCAGACCGACGGCTGCCGCATGGAATTCCTGCAGCGTACGCTCGATGACGACACCGCCACGCCCTGCGGTCGGTGCGACAACTGCGCGGGTGTCTGGTTTCCCGCCTCGATCGGTGAGTCGGATGCTGCCGCGGCGAGCTCCTCGCTCGACCGCGTCGGAGTGCCCATTGAACCGCGCAAAGCCTGGCCGACAGGTGCGGATCGGCTTGACGTCCCGCTGAAGGGCCGGATTCCTCCGGGAGAGCAGGCCTCCGAGGGCAGGGCGCTCGCGCGCCTCACCGACCTCGGCTGGGGAGGGGCCCTGCGCGACCTGTTCGCCGCGGGAGCAGCGGACGCCCCGATCACGCCGCAGATGCTCCACGCCTGCGTGCGGGTTCTCGCCGAGTGGAAATGGGCGGAGCGCCCGGTGGCCGTTGTCGCGATGCCCTCGCAGTCGCGCCCGCTTCTCGTCGACTCCCTCGCGCGCGGCCTCAGCGAGATCGGTCGACTCCCATACCTCGGCGCCCTTGAAGACCGGGCGCCGCACAGCGCGGGCGGTCCCGGAGGAAACAGTGTGTTCCGTCTGGCATCCGTCTGGGATCGGTTCTCCGCCGACCACCTCGAGATTCCCGCCGGCCCCGTGCTGCTCGTCGACGACCAGGCCGACAGCCGTTGGACCCTCACCGCCGCCGCGCGCGTGCTACGCCAGGCCGGAGCATCCGACGTCCTGCCGTTCGTGCTCGCACTGCGCGGGTAG
- a CDS encoding thiolase family protein — translation MTEVFLVDGVRTPVGRYGGALSSVRPDDLAALVVRSVIDRASLPDDAVDEVILGAANQAGEDNRNVARMAVLLAGLPDSIPGITVNRLCASGMSAIAMAAQAIRAGDAELMVAGGVESMSRAPWVQAKPERAWAKPGDAFDTSIGWRFVNPKLAAREKATFSMPETAEEVARREGITREDADAFALRSQQRAAAAIDAGRFDAEIVGVETRAGRVTVDEGPRRDTTLDALAGLRPVVAGGSVVTAGNSSSLNDGASAIIVASGDAVRKYGLTPRARIVSAASAGLAPEIMGLGPVPATEKALQRAGLSVADLGAVELNEAFATQSLGSMRVLGLDPELVNRDGGAIALGHPLGSSGCRIVVTLLGRMEREDAARGLATMCIGVGQGSAMIVERV, via the coding sequence ATGACAGAGGTCTTTCTGGTCGATGGCGTCCGCACTCCGGTCGGGCGCTACGGTGGTGCGCTGTCGAGCGTGCGCCCGGATGACCTGGCCGCCCTCGTCGTGCGCTCGGTCATCGATCGGGCCAGCCTGCCCGACGACGCGGTCGACGAGGTCATCCTGGGAGCTGCGAACCAGGCCGGCGAAGACAACCGCAACGTCGCCCGTATGGCGGTGCTGCTCGCGGGACTGCCCGACAGCATCCCCGGCATCACGGTGAATCGTCTGTGCGCCTCCGGGATGTCGGCGATCGCGATGGCCGCGCAGGCGATTCGCGCCGGCGACGCCGAGCTCATGGTTGCGGGCGGTGTCGAGTCGATGAGCCGCGCCCCCTGGGTGCAGGCGAAGCCCGAGCGCGCGTGGGCGAAGCCCGGCGACGCGTTCGATACCTCGATCGGGTGGCGCTTCGTGAACCCGAAGCTCGCCGCTCGTGAGAAGGCGACGTTCTCGATGCCCGAGACCGCAGAAGAGGTCGCGCGCCGAGAGGGCATCACCCGAGAGGACGCGGATGCCTTCGCCCTGCGCTCCCAGCAGCGCGCTGCCGCCGCAATCGACGCCGGGCGCTTCGATGCCGAGATCGTCGGCGTCGAGACTCGCGCAGGACGCGTGACTGTCGACGAAGGGCCGCGCCGAGACACGACCCTCGACGCGCTCGCAGGGCTTCGCCCCGTCGTCGCCGGCGGCAGCGTCGTCACGGCGGGCAATTCGAGTTCGCTCAACGACGGCGCATCCGCCATCATCGTCGCGAGCGGCGACGCCGTACGAAAGTACGGACTGACCCCTCGTGCCCGTATCGTGTCGGCCGCGTCCGCGGGGCTCGCTCCCGAGATCATGGGCCTCGGGCCGGTTCCCGCGACCGAGAAGGCGCTGCAGCGTGCGGGACTCTCGGTCGCCGATCTCGGCGCCGTCGAACTCAACGAAGCATTTGCGACGCAGTCGCTCGGATCGATGCGCGTTCTCGGGCTCGATCCCGAGCTCGTCAACCGCGACGGCGGCGCGATCGCGCTGGGTCATCCCCTTGGGTCGAGCGGATGCCGCATCGTCGTCACCCTGCTCGGACGCATGGAGCGCGAAGACGCCGCACGCGGACTCGCGACGATGTGCATCGGCGTCGGCCAGGGCTCGGCGATGATCGTGGAGCGTGTGTGA
- the paaZ gene encoding phenylacetic acid degradation bifunctional protein PaaZ: MTSLLPSYVSGSWWTADAAASTSEVRDASTGEVVTRVSTEGLDLAGALEYARSVGQQSLGALTFHQRAVLLKQFALALTERKAELYELSARTGATKTDSWVDIDGGIGVLFSYSGKGRRELPNSQVYVDGPVEPLSKDGSFLGRHIYTRLPGVAVQINAFNFPVWGSLEKFAPAFLAGMPTLVKPATPTGYLAEAFVRILVESGLLPEGSLQLVSGSVPDLFDNLQLGDIVGFTGSASTATSLRAHTAVQTGGVRFTAETDSINASVLGTDAVQGTPEFDAYVRQLVTEMTTKAGQKCTAIRRAIVPATTADAVIEAVRARIAEKVVLGDPRAEGTSMGPLASTAQRDEVLRQVGALVAAGGEIVVGSTDAPEVLLADGSRGAASDGAFVSPVLLRFDDASVEAVHELEAFGPVSSLLTYATTAEAADLVARGGGSLVTSVATHDPAQAVELAGRIAAYNGRMLLLDRDDARSSTGHGSPLPNLVHGGPGRAGGGEELGGIRAVLHHMQRTAVQGSPEMLTALTGVWHAGAAAQSEGRHPFRKSLAELRIGDQIASATREVTLDDIETFAHFTGDTFYAHMDEDAAAANPFFPGRVAHGYLLVSWAAGLFVDPEPGPVLANYGLENLRFITPVSPGDTIRVTLTAKQITPRETDEYGEVRWDAVIHNQNDEIVANYDVLTLVAKE, from the coding sequence ATGACCTCCCTCCTGCCCAGTTATGTGTCCGGTTCGTGGTGGACGGCGGATGCCGCGGCGTCCACCTCGGAGGTGCGCGACGCTTCGACCGGTGAGGTCGTCACGCGCGTCAGCACCGAGGGACTCGACCTTGCGGGAGCGCTTGAGTATGCACGCAGCGTCGGGCAGCAGAGCCTCGGCGCGCTCACGTTCCATCAGCGCGCCGTGCTGCTCAAGCAGTTCGCGCTCGCGCTCACCGAACGCAAGGCCGAGCTGTACGAGCTCTCCGCGCGCACCGGAGCCACGAAGACCGACTCCTGGGTCGACATCGACGGTGGCATCGGCGTGCTCTTCTCCTATTCGGGCAAGGGGCGCCGCGAGCTGCCGAACAGCCAGGTGTACGTCGACGGGCCCGTCGAACCCCTGTCGAAGGATGGTTCATTCCTCGGCCGGCATATCTACACGCGCCTGCCCGGTGTGGCGGTGCAGATCAACGCGTTCAACTTCCCGGTGTGGGGATCGCTGGAGAAGTTCGCCCCCGCGTTCCTGGCTGGTATGCCCACGCTCGTGAAGCCGGCAACGCCCACGGGATACCTCGCGGAGGCGTTCGTGCGCATCCTCGTGGAGTCGGGGCTGCTGCCCGAAGGCTCGCTGCAGTTGGTGAGCGGAAGCGTTCCCGACCTGTTCGACAACCTGCAGCTCGGCGACATCGTCGGCTTCACCGGAAGCGCATCGACCGCGACCTCGCTGCGCGCCCACACGGCCGTGCAGACCGGTGGGGTGCGCTTCACTGCCGAGACCGACTCGATCAACGCCTCGGTGCTCGGCACGGACGCCGTGCAGGGGACGCCCGAGTTCGATGCGTATGTGCGCCAGCTCGTGACCGAGATGACGACCAAAGCCGGTCAGAAGTGCACGGCGATTCGTCGGGCGATCGTTCCGGCAACGACGGCGGATGCCGTGATCGAGGCTGTGCGGGCCCGCATCGCCGAGAAGGTCGTGCTGGGCGACCCGCGCGCCGAAGGCACGTCGATGGGACCACTCGCCTCGACGGCGCAACGCGATGAGGTGCTGCGGCAGGTCGGTGCGCTCGTCGCCGCAGGCGGCGAGATCGTCGTGGGGTCGACGGATGCCCCGGAGGTGCTTCTCGCGGATGGTTCGCGCGGCGCCGCGTCCGATGGCGCCTTCGTCTCGCCCGTCCTGCTGCGCTTCGACGACGCATCCGTCGAAGCGGTGCACGAGTTGGAGGCCTTCGGACCGGTGTCGTCGCTGCTCACCTACGCGACCACCGCAGAGGCTGCCGACCTCGTCGCCCGCGGCGGCGGTTCTCTCGTGACGAGCGTCGCGACGCATGACCCCGCGCAGGCGGTGGAACTGGCCGGACGCATCGCCGCGTACAACGGCCGGATGCTGCTGCTCGACCGCGACGACGCGCGCTCGTCGACCGGTCACGGATCGCCGTTGCCGAACCTCGTGCACGGTGGCCCCGGTCGCGCCGGCGGCGGCGAGGAGTTGGGCGGCATCCGCGCCGTGCTGCACCACATGCAGCGCACCGCTGTGCAGGGTTCACCCGAGATGCTGACGGCGCTCACGGGCGTCTGGCACGCGGGGGCTGCGGCGCAGAGCGAGGGACGCCACCCGTTCCGCAAGTCGCTGGCCGAGCTGCGCATCGGCGACCAGATCGCCTCGGCCACGCGCGAGGTGACACTCGACGACATCGAGACCTTCGCGCACTTCACCGGTGACACCTTCTACGCGCACATGGATGAGGATGCTGCGGCGGCGAACCCGTTCTTCCCCGGACGCGTGGCGCACGGCTACCTGCTCGTCTCCTGGGCCGCCGGACTCTTCGTCGATCCCGAGCCGGGCCCGGTGCTCGCCAACTACGGTCTGGAGAACTTGCGCTTCATCACGCCCGTCTCCCCCGGTGACACGATCCGCGTCACCCTCACGGCGAAACAGATCACGCCGCGCGAGACCGACGAGTACGGCGAGGTGCGCTGGGATGCCGTCATCCACAACCAGAACGACGAGATCGTCGCGAACTACGACGTGCTGACGCTGGTTGCGAAGGAGTAA
- a CDS encoding PDDEXK-like family protein produces the protein MTEELGEIAARINTNPLGRLMHGQRELFHSNLVGWFFEVLPDAADAVFRSYAPEGVDRGRFPEREPKNMDLVFHWPDRAPVVIENKVFSLPGKKQLDAYEATTRTWPHAPGLVLLSVSAPGFDAGNWQHLRYGDLATRIRAALPETETQTYEVETMRHYADLIEDLQRLIDTVDVRSDSETVWQNSTVNEVIGSSQMRAALHKARAQRVARAINDAIPTLEQPSGSGMTRAKPLVEAFEYVRIDGVDLHIGWQLQGDDFRRTAIYYDAPYKGDSDASRHQREEFSRQHPQFFTFPSPLAQKHHGRGEFNHFAPESVLKYVRVPGMTIAELKAAAAAVHAEIVAMRPSGGAGAKPATATRAAP, from the coding sequence GTGACAGAAGAGTTGGGCGAGATCGCCGCGAGAATCAACACAAACCCACTGGGGCGGCTCATGCACGGGCAGCGGGAGCTTTTTCACTCCAACCTCGTCGGTTGGTTCTTCGAGGTTCTTCCGGATGCTGCCGACGCCGTCTTTCGCAGTTATGCCCCCGAGGGGGTCGATCGCGGGCGCTTTCCAGAACGCGAACCGAAGAACATGGACCTCGTCTTCCACTGGCCAGATCGCGCCCCCGTGGTGATCGAGAACAAGGTGTTCTCGCTCCCGGGGAAGAAGCAGCTTGACGCCTACGAAGCCACGACTCGCACTTGGCCACATGCGCCGGGTCTTGTTCTCCTGTCCGTCAGCGCACCGGGCTTCGACGCGGGAAACTGGCAGCACCTGCGCTACGGCGATCTAGCTACGCGGATCCGTGCCGCTCTTCCGGAGACAGAGACGCAGACGTACGAAGTCGAGACGATGCGCCATTACGCCGATCTCATCGAGGACCTGCAACGTCTCATCGATACGGTCGATGTGCGCTCCGACTCTGAGACGGTTTGGCAGAACAGCACGGTCAACGAGGTGATTGGTAGTTCACAGATGCGGGCGGCGCTGCACAAAGCGCGTGCGCAACGCGTGGCACGCGCAATCAATGACGCAATCCCGACTCTGGAGCAACCGTCAGGTAGCGGCATGACCCGCGCGAAACCGCTGGTCGAAGCCTTCGAGTATGTGCGGATCGACGGCGTCGATTTGCACATCGGATGGCAGCTACAAGGTGATGACTTCCGCCGCACCGCGATTTACTACGACGCTCCCTACAAGGGAGATTCGGACGCTTCGCGCCACCAGCGCGAAGAATTCAGTCGCCAGCATCCGCAGTTCTTTACTTTTCCTTCACCTCTGGCGCAGAAGCACCACGGGCGTGGAGAGTTCAATCACTTCGCCCCGGAATCCGTCCTCAAGTACGTCAGAGTGCCGGGGATGACGATCGCAGAGCTGAAGGCAGCCGCAGCCGCGGTTCACGCGGAAATCGTGGCGATGCGCCCGAGTGGCGGGGCGGGCGCGAAACCTGCCACCGCCACCCGCGCGGCACCCTAG
- a CDS encoding 3-hydroxyacyl-CoA dehydrogenase family protein: protein MTAPSVVGVLGGGRMGAGIAHAFLLAGSRVRVVERDVQSANAAAQRILESIRRSVERDPALDEADLRARLDTGTDIGAFADSDLVVEAVPEDRGLKADALARAEEVMHVASVLASNTSSISIDDLAADRLRPSQFLGLHFFNPVPASALVEIVQGEETNAAAIENAQRWVEALGKTPIVVRDSPGFASSRLGVMLGLEAIRMLEEGVASAADIDAAMTLGYRHPMGPLRTTDIVGLDVRLGIAEELAAQLGDRFTPPALLRELVAEGHLGRKSGRGFYDWTAEQ from the coding sequence ATGACCGCGCCCAGTGTTGTCGGAGTGCTCGGCGGAGGCCGCATGGGCGCCGGGATCGCGCATGCCTTCCTGCTCGCGGGGTCTCGCGTCCGCGTGGTGGAGCGTGACGTGCAGAGCGCGAACGCCGCCGCACAGCGCATCCTGGAGAGCATCCGCCGCTCGGTGGAACGCGACCCCGCACTCGACGAAGCCGACCTTCGTGCGCGCCTCGACACCGGCACCGACATCGGCGCCTTCGCGGACAGCGACCTCGTCGTCGAAGCGGTACCGGAGGACCGCGGGCTGAAGGCCGACGCCCTTGCTCGCGCGGAGGAGGTCATGCATGTGGCATCTGTGCTCGCGAGCAACACCTCGTCGATCTCGATCGACGATCTCGCCGCCGACCGACTGCGTCCTTCCCAGTTCCTCGGACTGCACTTCTTCAATCCGGTGCCGGCCTCTGCGCTCGTCGAGATCGTGCAGGGCGAAGAGACCAACGCCGCCGCCATCGAGAACGCACAGCGCTGGGTCGAGGCCCTCGGCAAGACGCCGATCGTCGTGCGTGACTCCCCCGGCTTCGCCTCGTCGCGTCTCGGCGTGATGCTCGGGCTTGAGGCGATCCGAATGCTCGAAGAGGGCGTCGCCAGCGCGGCGGACATCGATGCGGCGATGACGCTCGGGTACCGGCATCCGATGGGGCCCCTGCGCACGACCGACATCGTCGGCCTCGACGTGCGTCTCGGCATCGCCGAAGAGCTCGCCGCCCAACTGGGCGACCGTTTCACCCCGCCCGCTCTGCTGCGCGAACTCGTCGCAGAGGGGCACCTCGGCCGCAAGAGCGGACGAGGCTTCTACGACTGGACGGCAGAACAATGA